The DNA sequence AGGATTATAGAGAAAATACCCCCTGTAGCCAATGGAATAGCAAGGTTGAAAACGACTCTTTTGGAGCTGTTGTTCCAAATAGGTTCCCCTGATTTTTTAGCTTTCCTGTAAGAGAAAATAAGCCCTGTTGAAATAGCCAATACCAAAGTGGCAATGCCAATAAAAATCAGTTCCTTAACCGTATTTTCTGAAAAATAGGCTCTGCGATAAAAAATACTGTCATCAGGCTGGTAAGCCCTGAAGTAAACAATGACAGCGGCAATCAGTGCATATACACCGGCAAAAATGCCTGATAGCCCACTAAGCGACAGGAAGCGGCTCGACCGTTCCATCAGCTGCTTGATCTCGGAAATTTCCCTGAGTGCGTCAGCCTGTGATTTCATGTTTTAGTTTATTTTAAAAGTACTTTGTGTTTCAAAGTAAGTGATTGTTTTTTAATTCTGCAATTACCAAGGAAAAGATTTGTCCGAATACGATAATTTTGTGCAGCACTCGCCAAGTGTTAACTTTGATCCGCTGAAATGTAAGACTACCGGTCTTATGTCTCACACCTAAAGTATAACATCTGAAAAAATGATTCTTAGTATAGATACTTCAACTACGGTTTGTTCGGTCGCATTACACCAAACAGACGGTACTTTGGTAGCTTTTTATGAGCTGCATGTAGAGCAATCGCACGCTGAATATTTGAATCAGCTGATTGCAAATGTGATGGGGAATGCCGGTGTCAAGAATACAGACTTGAAAGCAGTGGCAATATCAGAAGGTCCGGGGTCTTATACCGGGTTGCGTATCGGAACAGCTGCGGCGAAAGGTTTTTGCTATACGTTGGAGATTCCATTGATAGCTGTCAGCACGCTGAAGTCAATGGCAAAAGAAATCGCACCTTATTATAAGGAGGGTATATTGCTTTGCCCAATGATTGATGCCCGCCGAATGGAAGTTTATACGGCATTGTATGATACAGCTTTGAATGAAACGGAGAAAGTACATCCAAAGGTGATGGACGAGACCTCTTTCAAGGAAGAATTGGATAAACAGCCAATCGTGTTTTTTGGAAATGGAGCTGATAAGTGCAAAGAAGTATTGGCACATGAAAACAGCACTTTCCTAGACGGTATTGTTCCTTCTGCTAAACATGTAGGGACATTGGCTGCTGAGAAATTTGCCAAAGAGGAATTTGAGGATGTGGCCTATTTTGAGCCATTCTACCTGAAGGAATTCCGAA is a window from the Limibacter armeniacum genome containing:
- the tsaB gene encoding tRNA (adenosine(37)-N6)-threonylcarbamoyltransferase complex dimerization subunit type 1 TsaB gives rise to the protein MILSIDTSTTVCSVALHQTDGTLVAFYELHVEQSHAEYLNQLIANVMGNAGVKNTDLKAVAISEGPGSYTGLRIGTAAAKGFCYTLEIPLIAVSTLKSMAKEIAPYYKEGILLCPMIDARRMEVYTALYDTALNETEKVHPKVMDETSFKEELDKQPIVFFGNGADKCKEVLAHENSTFLDGIVPSAKHVGTLAAEKFAKEEFEDVAYFEPFYLKEFRMTKPKKKSL